One region of Salvia miltiorrhiza cultivar Shanhuang (shh) chromosome 3, IMPLAD_Smil_shh, whole genome shotgun sequence genomic DNA includes:
- the LOC131018283 gene encoding uncharacterized protein LOC131018283: MKIFGKLEINLPFLQALKLPHLSKFLKDFIDGKSKKSGKIVMGENVSAVIRKELPPKCKDPGSGHTDCLPKRKPRDRSLHFDVEPPDLKDKCVEELHLEAYDAAMWYKDRTKMWHDKNLQGKTFTVGQKVLLFQSKLRLMTGKLKTKWIGPFVIQSVCPHGAFEIRSLDTAKTFTVNGQRLKPFYDASSLVPAESVSLLIPGTF; encoded by the exons ATGAAGATATTTGGAAAGTTGGAGATTAATCTTCCTTTCCTCCAAGCACTCAAACTCCCTCATCTGAGCAAGTTTTTGAAGGACTTCATCGATGGAaagtctaagaaatctggaaagattgtgatgggcgagaacgtgtcagcagtgatacgaaaagagttgccgcccaaatgcaaggatccag GTTCTGGACATACggactgtttgcccaaacggaaaCCACGTGACAGAAGTCTGCATTTTGATGTGGAACCACCcgacttaaaagataagtgtgTGGAGGAGCTTCATCTTGAAGCTTATGACGCCGCGATGTGGTATAAGGATCGCACCAAGATGTGGCACGACAAGAACTTGCAAGGAAAGACATTTACAGTCGGCCAAAAGGTACTTTTGTTTCAGTCAAAGCTGCGGTTGATGACCGGAAAATTGAAGACGAAGTGGATTGGCCCCTTCGTGATACAGTCTGTTTGCCCACACGGGGCGTTTGAGATACGCAGCCTAGATACGGCGAAGACATTCACCGTAAATGGACAACGTTTAAAGCCGTTCTATGATGCCTCCTCTTTAGTCCCAGCGGAGTCAGTTTCCCTGTTGATTCCGGGCACTTTTTGA
- the LOC131017440 gene encoding disease resistance RPP8-like protein 3 gives MSEALLLSLIQKLVISYRKGNSSLKQNSEYFRKQFEKMMEEMREIVDIVRDKKLEEGRSLNFLVSDLVDMTDDAIKFFDEDMIRYNLGDYESMMSIHSWMGEIKKQMLKLGDDESNIRSSEYVEDAVDVVGLDEDVEMLLRKKILDGARYRKDVFIKGMDGIGKTTLAREIYNHPTVIERFKRRAWVSNSTNHFTIKELLIKLIQQLKDPENLHTSSLLENMDNRSLRDMLRQHLQWKRYLIVLDDLPKQMHLSSFLEALPREYTGSRLLLTSHATHVNIKVSEENVYKMEPLDAKKSWQLFMKAINKLTGDHKFPKSLEPMGKQMLRKCGGLPLAIKEVGKQLAEKKVSGQSKWEQLLESVDFGSTLKLLEPFYHKLDPKLRSCFLSMAFFKENTTLRKEKLKQIWNVVGAAQEYESGSHLDGLIDESVIDVQDKSTQYRMNVVLHMLSIQRAEEEFDFEILRNNGNNQPCESPRHHRVIICSRDKFNYSTDQDKLLVSLFFHGGGYFDASPSYWKSFEQLKILDLEDFGLKFLPDSIGTLMELRYLGLRNNYIKELPESLGCLKKLEILDIVKNFMVEVPDIIWELHSLRHLYMSNLICWKPFKIDTLENLETLTYVSVDNWTCRLSGFEKLFCLWKLGIEELDGNSDVRKLFASLVVFKRLNHLILKGYRFRSMPCLDDLRILHRLEKLKLDGLLARLPTNLPQSLKSLTLVNSCLDEDPMPLLGKLPKLEYLKLRNAYTGQQMVILHDTFPRLEVLCMEELWNLRNVQCGKDAKYRLRKLEIHDCPYLDTLSEVIWSFRSMKEMKMVTTKSIAAKMKNSDSISKIAMVNINP, from the exons ATGTCGGAGGCCCTCCTCTTATCGCTGATACAGAAGCTGGTTATTAGTTATCGAAAGGGCAATTCCTCCTTAAAACAAAACTCAGAATATTTCCGGAAACAATTCGAGAAGATGATggaagagatgagagagattGTTGATATTGTGAGGGATAAGAAATTGGAAGAGGGAAGAAGCCTCAATTTTTTAGTATCCGACCTTGTCGATATGACTGACGATGCCATCAAGTTTTTCGATGAAGACATGATACGTTATAATTTGGGGGATTATGAGTCCATGATGTCCATCCATAGTTGGATGGGAGAGATCAAAAAGCAGATGCTTAAACTGGGAGATGATGAATCCAACATTAGATCATCAGAATATGTTGAAGATGCTGTAGATGTGGTGGGCTTGGACGAAGATGTGGAAATGCTGCTTCGCAAAAAGATTCTTGATGGGGCAAGATACCGGAAGGATGTTTTTATCAAAGGGATGGATGGTATTGGAAAGACAACTCTTGCTAGAGAGATATACAACCATCCAACCGTCATTGAGCGATTCAAGCGTCGTGCTTGGGTATCTAATTCTACTAATCACTTCACTATCAAAGAGCTACTTATCAAACTAATACAGCAGCTAAAAGATCCTGAGAATCTCCATACATCTTCCTTATTGGAGAATATGGACAACCGAAGCCTCCGAGATATGCTTCGCCAACACCTGCAATGGAAGCGATATCTTATAGTTCTCGATGACCTGCCCAAACAAATGCACTTGTCGTctttcttggaagctcttccaCGTGAAT ACACTGGAAGTCGATTGCTACTCACAAGTCACGCGACACATGTCAACATAAAGGTATCTGAAGAAAATGTTTATAAGATGGAACCTTTGGATGCTAAGAAGAGCTGGCAATTGtttatgaaagcaataaacaaaTTGACGGGTGACCACAAATTCCCAAAGTCTTTGGAGCCTATGGGAAAACAAATGTTGAGAAAATGTGGTGGTCTGCCATTAGCTATAAAAGAGGTGGGAAAACAGTTAGCGGAAAAGAAAGTCTCAGGGCAGAGCAAATGGGAACAACTTCTTGAATCAGTTGATTTTGGTTCAACATTGAAGTTGTTGGAACCATTTTATCATAAGTTGGATCCCAAACTGAGGTCATGTTTCTTGTCTATGGCCTTCTTTAAGGAAAATACAACTTTGAGGAAAGAAAAGCTGAAACAGATTTGGAATGTAGTAGGAGCAGCACAAGAATATGAATCTGGATCACATTTAGATGGTTTAATCGATGAATCTGTTATTGATGTCCAAGACAAGAGCACGCAGTATCGAATGAATGTTGTGCTACACATGCTATCCATCCAAAGAGCAGAGGAGGAGTTCGATTTTGAGATCCTAAGGAACAATGGAAATAATCAGCCCTGTGAGAGTCCTCGTCATCATCGTGTTATCATTTGTAGCAGAGACAAGTTCAACTACTCCACAGATCAAGATAAGCTTCttgtttctctcttcttccatggaGGTGGCTACTTTGATGCTAGTCCATCTTATTGGAAAAGCTTTGAACAACTTAAGATACTTGACCTGGAAGATTTTGGGTTGAAGTTTTTACCAGATTCTATCGGCACATTGATGGAATTAAGATACTTGGGGTTGAGAAATAATTACATAAAAGAGCTTCCAGAGTCGTTGGGGTGCTTGAAAAAGCTTGAGATTCTTGACATAGTTAAAAACTTTATGGTGGAGGTGCCAGATATTATATGGGAATTGCATAGCCTTCGCCACCTCTACATGTCTAATCTGATTTGCTGGAAGCCTTTCAAGATTGACACGCTGGAGAATTTGGAGACCTTAACCTACGTCTCGGTTGATAATTGGACGTGTAGGCTCTCGGGCTTTGAAAAGTTGTTTTGTCTTTGGAAATTGGGGATAGAAGAATTGGATGGAAACTCCGATGTAAGAAAGCTCTTTGCGTCATTGGTTGTATTCAAACGTCTTAACCACCTAATCTTAAAAGGGTATCGTTTCAGAAGCATGCCTTGTTTGGATGACCTTCGTATTCTACATAGGCTCGAAAAACTCAAATTGGATGGACTCCTTGCCAGGTTACCAACTAATCTCCCTCAATCTCTTAAATCATTGACGTTGGTTAATAGCTGTCTTGATGAAGACCCCATGCCACTACTAGGAAAGTTACCCAAGCTCGAGTACCTCAAATTGCGGAATGCATACACTGGTCAACAAATGGTGATCTTGCACGACACTTTCCCTCGTCTCGAAGTCTTGTGCATGGAAGAGTTATGGAATCTGAGAAATGTACAATGTGGAAAAGATGCAAAGTATCGGCTAAGGAAATTAGAAATCCATGATTGTCCATATCTGGATACCCTCTCGGAAGTGATTTGGTCGTTTCGATCTATGAAGGAGATGAAGATGGTGACAACCAAAAGCATTGCAGCAAAGATGAAGAATTCAGACTCAATCTCCAAAATAGCGATGGTGAATATCAATCCATGA